Proteins from one Panicum virgatum strain AP13 chromosome 7K, P.virgatum_v5, whole genome shotgun sequence genomic window:
- the LOC120640966 gene encoding ubiquitin carboxyl-terminal hydrolase MINDY-3-like codes for MADREEDEELQMALRMSLQGSPPAQPEPKRSKPPPPAAESPEAEARRKQRELMAAAAEKRLRAAGSPAAVSVSRSSPPPPPPQQQQLAVVEPPPAPEAAKEEKVEPEPTGVSMEEAKEVEVEEGEEEGEELPPDVAEKLWAMVFGEGVSKAVLAQWSNQGIRFSSDPETTMGLVQHEGGPCGVLATVQAYVLKYLLFFSDDLSNPEVSNPLYTLGQRHFYQSSFAAGDDFSSLTDDRKTRALVHAMVEILFLCGTGKKAVVASIACVNRGKAVLEGLSVESAMDLQKVLRTSTFTSRKDAFDTLLANIPLFESRLGAMLFLISALLSRGLEYIQADRDDPSQPLVTAPFGHASQEIVNLLLCGEAVPNVFDGKMDLGGGMSLKGMPNNVEVGFLTLLESLNLCKVGQYLKCPKWPIWVVGSESHYTVLFALNPNVQEENELEERESRIRRAFDAQDQSGGGGFISVEGFQQVLRDTDINFPSDKLEDLCNAGIIVWSEFWQALLQLDKRAGGMKDPTGLLGKKQFTIFHFNGIAKSVLNGNASAGGSVPIQRPRLCQLNVTVPPRWTQDEYLADVVSASTSGSKDDSILSLAPPVQTSQQAPLVDCIRTRWPRAVCSWSGDVPSIV; via the exons ATGGCGGAtcgggaggaggacgaggagctcCAGATGGCGCTCCGCATGAGCCTCCagggctccccgccggcgcAGCCCGAGCCCAAGCGGAGCAagccgccgccccccgccgcggagtcgccggaggcggaggcgcgccgGAAGCAGCGCGAgctcatggccgccgccgccgagaaaCGCCTCCGCGCGGCTGGCTCGCCGGCCGCTGTCTCGGTGTCGCGctcttctccgccgccgccgccgccgcagcagcagcagctggcggTGGTGGAGCCGCCCCCCGCCCCTGAGGCCGCCAAAGAGGAGAAGGTGGAGCCGGAACCAACAGGCGTATCTATGGAGGAAgcgaaggaggtggaggtggaggagggggaagaggaaggggaggagtTGCCTCCAGATGTCGCTGAGAAGCTGTGGGCAATGGTGTTCGGCGAAGGGGTTTCAAAGGCCGTCCTGGCGCAGTGGAGCAATCAGGGCATCAG GTTTAGCTCTGACCCAGAAACAACTATGGGACTTGTACAACATGAAGGAGGTCCATGCGGTGTCTTAGCAACTGTGCAG GCTTATGTCCTTAAATATCTTCTGTTTTTCTCTGATGACTTGAGTAACCCAGAGGTCAGTAACCCACTATATACTCTGGGACAAAGACACTTTTATCAGAGTTCTTTTGCTGCGGGGGATGACTTTTCGTCTCTGACCGATGATAGAAAGACAAG AGCATTGGTTCATGCTATGGTGGAGATTCTATTTTTATGTGGAACTGGGAAAAAAGCTGTTGTAGCATCCATTGCATGTGTCAATCGTGGA AAGGCAGTTTTGGAAGGGCTTTCCGTTGAATCAGCAATGGATCTGCAGAAGGTTCTTAGAACAAGTACATTTACCTCAAGGAAGGATGCATTTGACACCCTTTTGGCTAACATTCCTTTGTTTGAAAGTCGATTGGGAGCCATGCTATTTCTTATCTCTGCTTTGCTCTCGCGAGGATTG GAATATATCCAAGCAGACAGGGATGATCCAAGCCAGCCATTGGTCACTGCTCCATTTGGGCATGCCTCACAG GAAATTGTGAATTTATTACTCTGTGGAGAGGCTGTTCCAAATGTATTTGATGGCAAGATGGACCTTGGTGGTGGCATGTCCTTGAAGGGCATGCCAAACAATGTTGAAGTTGGTTTTCTTACCCTCCTGGAATCACTAAATTTGTGCAAGGTTGGTCAGTACCTGAAGTGCCCAAAGTGGCCGATTTGGGTTGTGGGAAGTGAAAGTCACTACACTGTCCTTTTCGCCCTAAACCCCAATGTTCAAGAGGAGAATGAGCTGGAAGAGCGCGAATCCAGAATAAGGCGGGCTTTTGATGCACAAGATCAAAGTGGAGGTGGAGGCTTTATCAGCGTTGAGGGCTTCCAACAAGTCCTCAGGGATACTGACATAAATTTTCCCTCGGATAAGCTTGAGGACCTATGTAATGCTGGCATTATAGTATGGAGTGAATTCTGGCAGGCACTGCTGCAGTTGGATAAAAGGGCCGGAGGCATGAAGGATCCAACTGGCCTTCTGGGGAAGAAGCAATTTACCATCTTTCATTTCAATGGAATTGCCAAGTCTGTGCTGAATGGGAATGCAAGTGCGGGTGGCTCAGTTCCTATACAGAGACCCAGGTTATGCCAGCTAAATGTCACTGTTCCCCCAAGGTGGACTCAGGATGAGTATCTAGCTGATGTTGTAAGCGCATCAACCAGTGGCAGCAAGGATGACAGTATTCTTTCTCTAGCTCCACCAGTTCAGACATCTCAGCAGGCGCCATTAGTGGACTGCATTAGGACGCGGTGGCCACGAGCGGTTTGTAGCTGGTCTGGAGATGTGCCAAGTATTGTCTGA